TTTAGCTAAGGTGCCAAACAAGTACCACAAGCTTGGTTACGGTGGTAGTTTACTTCTTGGTGCTCTTGGGTTCATTTCAGTGTTCTTTGTTCATGATCAATGGACGTTGATTGTTTCATACACCCTTGTCGGAATTGCTTGGGCTGCGATGAACACTTACCCATTAACAATTGTTACAAACGCATTGACTGGTAAGCACATGGGTACATACCTTGGATTATTCAACGGTTCAATTTGTTTACCACAAATTGTTGCTTCATTATTGAGTTTTGCTTTATTCCCATTATTTGGACACTCACAAGTTCACATGTTTATCCTTGCTGGTATTGTAATGGCTCTTGGTGCTCTTTCAGTTGCCACAATCAAGGAAACTTATGCTGAATAGATGAAACGTACATTTGATATTGCCCCTTGGCATGTTGCTACTCACAAATGGGACCCACAAGACAAGCGTTTACAAGAATCAATGACTAGTTTAGCCAATGAGAATCTTGGTATGCGTGGCTTCTTTGAAGAAGGTTACAGTGGTGACCATATGGAAGGTATTTACCTCGGTGGAGTTTGGTTCCCTGACAAGACTCGTGTTGGTTGGTGGAAGAATGGTTATCCTAAGTACTTTGGTAAGATGATCAACGCTGTCAACTTCATGAAGTTAATCATTAAGGTTAATGGTGAACAACTCGACTTAGCAAAGCAAACACCAAAAGACTTTAAGCTTGATCTTGACATGAAGCGTGGTGTCTTAGAACGGTGTTTTACTGTTGAAATTGGTGGTACTGAAATGTACTTCAATTTTGAACGTTTTGTTAGTGTTACCCAAAAAGAATTAGTTGGTCAACGTCTCCACATTAAGAACCGTGGCGACAGTGATGCTAAGGTTGAAATTACTAGCATGATTGATGCTGATGTATACAACGAAGACGCTAACTACGATGAACAATTCTGGAACGTTTTAGGCAAGTCTGCTGATGGCGAACATGCTGAATTAACTTCTATGACTAAGAAGAATGATTTTGGCACTCCACAATTCATCGTTGGAATGAAGACTACTTCAAAGACTAACCTTGACCACGTGGATGACGGCACTGACGAAAAACACGCTTACAACACATTTGCTGGTACTGTAGCTGCTGGTAAAGAAGTTAACTTTGAAAAGCGCAGTATCGTAATGACTTCTCGTGATTACGACTCCCAAGCAGATATTGAAAAGAACTTGGATGTATTAGGCGATCAACTTGATAATCAAAGTTTTGACGACTTACTCGATCCACATATTAAAGAATGGGCAGATCGTTGGGTTAAGTCTGATGTTGAAATTGAAGGTGACGAAGGAGCTCAACAGGGTATTCGTTTCAACCTCTTCCAACTCTTCTCTACTTATTATGGTCAAGATTACCGTCTTAACATCAGTCCAAAAGGATTCACTGGTGAAAAGTACGGTGGTGCTACTTACTGGGATACTGAAGCTTATTGTATTCCAGTTTACCTTGGGGTTGCAAACCCAGAAGTTGCACGTAACTTATTAATGTACCGTTACAAGCAATTAGATGGTGCCTTTGTTAACGCTAAGGAACAAGGACTTGATGGTGCATTATTCCCAATGGTTACCTTCAACGGTATCGAATGTCACAACGAATGGGAAATTACCTTTGAAGAAATTCACCGTAACGGGGACATTGCCTTTGCCATTTACCTTTACACTAAGTACACTGGCGACAAGTCATACGTTCTTAACGAAGGGGCAGAAGTTCTTACTGAAATTTCTCGTTTCTGGGCTGACCGTGTTCACTACTCCCAAAACAAGAACAAGTACATGCTTCATGCCGTAACTGGTCCTGATGAATACGACAACAACGTAAACAACGACTGGTACACTAACCTTCTTTGTCGCTGGACTCTTCAATACACCCTTGACATCTTAGACCAAGTAGATGAAAAGGTAGCTAAGAAGCTTAATGTTTCAGAAGACGAAAAGCGTAAGTGGAAGGGTATTGTAGACAACATGTACCTTCCTTACGACAAGGAAAAGGACATCTTCCCAGAAAACGATGGCTTCATGGACAAGGACTTGACTCCAGTTTCTGAAATTCCAAGTGACCAATTACCACTTAACCAACACTGGTCATGGGATAAGATCTTACGTTCACCATACGTAAAACAAGGTGACGTTATCCAAGGCCTCTGGGACTTCATCGATGACTTTACTAAGGAAGAAAAGAAGAACAACTTCGACTTCTACGAACAATTTACTGTTCACGAATCAAGTCTTTCTGCTTCAGTTTACTCAATTATCGCTGCTGATATTGGTTACGAAGACAAGGCCGTTGAATTGTATGAACGTTCAGCACGTCTTGACCTTGATAACTACAACAACGATACTTCTGATGGACTTCACATTACTTCAATGACTGGTTCATGGCTTGATATTGTTCAAGGATTTGCTGGTATGCGTGTTCGTGATGGTCAATTACACTATGCACCATTCTTACCTAAGAAGTGGGATTCATACCAATTCCGTCAAATGTTCCGTGGCCGGATCTTGAAGGTTAAGGTTGACAAGCATGGTACTAAGATTGATCTTGTATCAGGTGACCCAATTACCATCGATCTTGACGGTAAGAAGCTTGAATTAAAGTAAATGAAGTTTGAAGATTTGAAAGGTTTTGCATTTGACCTTGACGGTGTTATTGCTGACACTGCTCGTTTTCATGGTCAAGCATGGCACCAATTAGCTGACAAGGTTGGAACTGAATGGACTCCAGAATTGGCTGACGCATTAAAGGGTGTTAGTCGGATGGATTCTTTGGAATTAATCTTGAAGGCTGGCGGCCATGAAAATGACTATACTCAAGAAGAAAAAGAAGCTTTGGCAACTGAAAAGAATGATAACTATATTAAGTTAGTTGAAACTCTAACACCTGCTGATATTCTTCCAGGAATGAAAGACTTCTTAGATGAATTGAAAGCTAACGGTTACCACATTGTATTAGCTTCTGCTTCTAAAAATGCGCCAAAGGTTCTTAAGTATTTGCAATTAACTGATTACTTTGAAGGAATCGTTAATCCAGCAAACTTAAGCCATGGTAAACCAGATCCAGAAATTTACCAAGAAGCAGCTAAATTAATGGATCTTCCAGCTGACCAAGTAGCAGGACTTGAAGATGCCCAAGCCGGAATTGAATCAATTAACCGTGCTGGTGAATTATCAATTGGTTTTGGTGCTGATTTGCAGGATGCTGATGTTAAGTTCGATAAGACTGGTGACGTATCCTTAGCTGCTATTAAAGCGCAAATGAATTAAATGCGTGAAATTATGAAAAGAAAAATCGTTATAATAACAACCATCATTCTAATTAGTTGCTTATGGGTAGTAGTTGCAATTAACTTTAATCGGCCGTCCTTTCAGCCAGTTCAAGATGAAACACAGTCAAGTCAACAACCGCGACCAAAATTTACCGACCAACAAATTGGGGTTTTGGCGGGATTGGCAATATCTCCCGACTGGTTAAAACAAAATATTGCTGCAAATCAACTCGTTTATGGAATTGTTAAGCCCTCTGATACCGTTCCAGCAGGAGTAAATGATTATAGCTATTTAGTAGCCGCTGACGACCAAGATGGAACGGCAATTTTCTTTAAAGTTGAAGGCCAGACTGTGATCATAAAATATACTTCTCAGCGAAATGCAAAATTAAAAACAAAGGACTTAACCTTGGCGCAACTAAGAAAAGAATTCTACCAAACGAGGTCACAAAAAAAGCAAGTAGATAACTATGTAGCAGGATTGCGGACCGAGTAAATGTCAATTTATGGCCCATATGAGCAGATTTTGTCAAATATTCTTTCCCTCACAACTGATCGGATCAAAGAACTAAATCAGCAAACAGTGCAGGATAAGCAACCAAAACTTTATGAACATTTAATTGCTCGGGTGAAGACTTCCGAGAGTATGGCGGAAAAATGCCAACGAAAAGGCTATCCGGTCTCTACTGAATCGGCCTTACGAAAATGTCGCGATGCAGTTGGAATCAGAATTGTTTGTAACTTTATCGATGATATTGACCGTTGCCTTTGCCAATTACGTCAAGCTGACTGGTGTGAGGTTATTAAGGAAAAGGATTATATTACAAATGCAAAGCCAAATGGATATCGGAGCTATCATGTCATTATTGATGAAAAAGTTCCATATCAAGATATCGAAGGAAATAACCCGGGACATTTTTATGTTGAAATTCAGTTACGAACGATTGCAATGGATTCATGGGCAAGTCTTGAACATGAGATGAAATATAAACATAATATTAAAAATCCAGAGCGAATTGGTCGCGAACTTAAACGTTGTGCTGACCAATTAGCATCATGCGACGTTCAAATGCAAACAATCCGGCAATTAATTAATTCTAGTGAGGAAGGCGAATAAATGCGAATCCTTGTAGCAGAAGATGAACAGCAGCTATCTCATGTATTAAGTTCAGCGATGACAGCGAGTGGTTATCAAGTTGATATTGCTAATAATGGCCAAGAAGCCGTTGAGCAGGCGAAAGAAAATGCCTATGATGTCATAATTTTAGACATCATGATGCCTGTTAAATCTGGACTGGAAGCATTAAAGGAAATTAGAGCAACTGGTAATCGAACATATATTATGATGTTAACGGCTATGGGTGAAGAAGATGATAAGGTAACTGGTCTTGATGCCGGTGCTGACGATTATTTAACTAAGCCCTTTTCCTTAAAAGAACTACTTGCTCGTTTGCGCTCCCGTCAACGCCGAGATGATTCTTACCAAGTAGATGTTCTTGAATTTGGTGATTTGACCCTTAACGGTAACGATCAATCGCTTGAAAGCCATAATTCGATTAGTTTAACGAATCGGGAAAATCGTTTACTTCAGTATTTTATTTTGAATGCTAATAAAGAATTATCAGCGAATGAACTTATTAACCACGTTTGGGATGAGAATGAAACCGCTGATCAAGAAGATCTCTGGATTAATATCTGTTATTTACGGCAAAAATTACAGGCAATTCAATCTCAAGTAACAATTAGTGGTGAAAAAACTGGACCGTTTATGATTGCATGCTAGATGATTCAACGTTTTCGCTATAAATTTATTGCAATCTCAACTGCGGCATTATTATTTGTAATTTTGACAATTGTTGGCAGTATTTGCACCCTCACTTACTATCAATCGCACCAAGAAATTGAACGGGTATTGACGATTTTGGTAAATAACGACGGCCAAATTCCCCGAAAAGGGATCCGGACTACTGACAATAGTCAACCTCAATTTTCACGTGAGGGCCTTCATCAATATCGTTATTTTGCTGTACTGGTTGATAATAAAAATCAAGTAACGGAAGTGCAAGATGATCATATTGCAACGGTTACGCCGCAGGATGCCCGAGCAATGACAGACCGTCTTGTAAGAAGAAAAGTGCATAGCGGGCAGTTGCTATATCGAGGGGTAAATTATGCTTATAAGATTCGGAATAAAAACGGCGAGAAAGTAATTGTCTTTCTTGATGAATCACTCCTCATGGCCCGGACACGATCACTAATGCATACAGGGTTGATCTTAGGGATAATTGTTTTAGTTCTGTATACCATTGTTTTAACCCTTTACTCGCGTCGTGCAATTCGGCCAATTATTGAAGCAGAGCAGCGGCAAAAAGAATTTATAACTAATGCTAGTCATGAATTAAAAACGCCATTGACAGTTATTTCAGCGAATAATGAAATGCAAGAGATTATCAATGGTGAGAATGAATGGACAACAAGCACCAAGCAACAGGTTACTCGCCTGACAAAGTTAATTAATAACCTGGTGTCACTTGCACGCATGCAAGAACAACCGACATTAACGATGTTGCCGGTAAATGTAAGTCAAATTGCCGGGGATGTGGCTAGTAGTTTCAAGAGTGTGATTTCAACCGAACAGAAACAATTCAATGTACAGATTGATGAAGGCTTGGTAGCAAACGCTGATGAAAATACACTACGGGAACTGTTGAATATTTTGCTTGATAATGCGAATAAGTATTGTGATCCTCAGGGTGAAATTGATTTTACAGTGTCCTCGTCTAATCATAGTAAAAATATAGTTATTACGATTGCGAATAGCTATAAAGATGGTAAAAGCCTGGATGCTAAAAAATTCTTTAACCGCTTTTATCGGGTTGATGAATCGCATACTCAAGGAAAAAAGGCAGGCTTTGGTATTGGGCTTTCGATGGCTCAATATATCGTTAAACAATTCAAAGGGAAAATTACGGCGAAGTATACAAATGGTAAGTTAGCTTTTATCGTAACGTTAAAAGAAGTAGGAAAGTAAATGAAATTTTGGCGACTTAAGATTGGAATATATGCAGTTGTTTGGAGCCTAATAATTGGTATGCTGACAGCGGCGTATTTAAACTTAGTTAACTGGGTAATTGATTTAGTTTGGCATCAATACCTAGATCCGGCAGTTAGTAGTAAATGGTATCCGTTTTTAGTATGTATTCCATTGGGATTTTTGATTGGTTTCTTGAATGAGCGATGGGGTAATTACCCGTTAACGATTGAACAAGTGCTGACGCAAGTAAGGTTGAAAGGGCAATTAAATTATCATAATTGGTGGAAGTCTTTTATTCTTGGCTTATTGGCCCTCGGAGCAGGAGGGAACATCGGGCCGGAAGCTTCTACAACAGTCTTAACTAGCAGCATGATTAATTGGCTTGGTGACCGTATGCGCTGGGCAACTTCAATGCGCCAGAAAGTTTCTCTTTGGTACGGTAAAATGCAAACGCAAGATTTAGCCCGTGCTCCTAGATTCAGTCAGCTTTTTAAAAATAAATATCAACGAGTCTTTGTTATTTCAGGATTAGTTGGAATTGGAATAGTAGGCGCGGCGATTGTTTTTAAGCTTTTTCCTGAAGAAGGTGTTTTTGGGATGCATCACCGGATCATTAATTGGGAGTGGATCAATTTATTAACGAGTATTCCAACGATTATCATTGGGATTGCTTTTGGGTGGCTGTTTGTTCACTTAGAAAATTGGGCTGCACTGATAATTAATGCAAAAATAAGTAAGATTTGGCAAGGTGGGATTTTTGGGTTAATTTTAGCGATCAGCTCGTTGATTACAAGCGATATCTTATTTTCTGGTGAGTTTAGAATTGTTCCTTTTACCCACGAAGCCTTCAATCATTCAATCATCTTCCTATTAGTTGTAGCACTCGTAAAAGCCGTAATGAGTAATCTGGGTTTTGCAATGGGATGGCGGGGAGGAACTATTTTCCCGGCTATCTTTTCGAGTGTCGCGGTAGGAACTGCCTGTGCGATGATGTTGCCTGGAGACGTACGGATAAATGCAATTGTTGTAATCGCGGCAAGCCTTACCTTTATTTTAGAAAAACCGTTATTAACAATTATCCTGCTGTTATTATTGGTACCGATTGAACTAGCGCCGGTTATAATTGTAGTTGCATTTTTAGTAGGAAGGATTATTAAACTTTTTCCTGCTAGTGAATAGGTGTTTAGCAGAATTGGTCAATTAATATTCGATAATGAAGCTGTTGCAAAGACTTCTGATTTTACAATGGGTCTTGAGATTGAAATGCAACGAGTAGACGAAGATGGCAACCTAAGCCTTGAGCCATATCCGTCAGCGATTGGGGATGAGAAGACTAATCCATGGATTACCAATGATTTTTTAGAAACAATGGCTGAAATGGTAACTCCTTCTGCCCAACATGCTCTTGATGCAATGCATTATTTGTATGTTATCAATAATACATTGCGATCAGCTCTTGCTCCCGGCGAGTTATTATGGCCGTTATCCATGCCCCCACGACTTCCTAAAGATAAGACTAAATTACGGTTAGCTAAAATGGGACCGAAAAAAGAAGCTTATTTGAAGGAATGGGCAAAACGTCATGGGTACTCGCAAGGAACGCCCTGTGGAGCGCATATTAATTTGAGTATTGATCAGCACATTATTGAGCTAGTCCTTAATGCTTTCCCGGAACGCTTTAATAGTAAGCGTGAAGTGCGGAATTATTTATATACTATCTTGGCACAAGGTTTTGTCCGATATCGATGGCTTCTTACGTATCTTTATGGTGCAAGCCCAATTGTTGAAGAAAATTATTTTGAACCGGGAAAAGAGTTGCCTCATCCGATTCGGAGTGTGCGGCAAAGTCAATACGGTTTTGGGACCAAATTTACCGGTGATTTTACTAATCTCGATCGTTACATTGCACGGATTGAAGAAGGAGTTAAAGCAGGGATCTTAACATCGGATTACGAATTTCATGGTCCGGTGAGGTTCAAAGGAAACACGGATTTAAAAAAGTTGCCTGAACATGGAATTGAGTATTTAGAATTACGAATGCTCGATTTAGATCCTAGCAGTTCAGTAGGAGTTCGAACTGGTACACTAAGATTTATTCGTTTATTAGCAAGTTACTTGATCATGCAGCCGCCATTAAAAGAAAACGAAGTAGAAGAAATGTTGGTGACTGCCGATAAAATGAATGAAGTTGTAGCCGAGGAAAATCCCCAAGCAACTTGTAGATATCAGGCCAAAGCTCGTGCTGTCCTCAAAAGTTTAGAGCGGTATGCCAATCAAATCCAACTCGGTCCAGAATATTCCGAAGTTCTGGAAGACTTAGAAGATCGGGTCGAAAATCCGCTAACTACCCCGAGTGCTAAACTCTTAAACTATGTAAAGAATGGTTCACTCACCGAGTATGCGTTGCGTCGTGCCAAACGTTACCAACAAGCGGCACAGGAAACAATCCATCCTTTTAAAGGGTTTGAAGATGGACGAATCTATACTGCTGATGAGCTTCGAAAAGAATTAACATTGTAAATGCATCCACGAATTGCTATTCCTGCAGATACATTAACTGAAGCTACAAACATCATTAACGAGCGAAATGCTGCCTTCGCACCTCGCCCATTAATCGAAGCCATTATCAAGTCAGGAGGATTACCCGTTATTCTTCCTAGTGTTGCTGCTTCACTAGCACCATCCTACCTTGATCTTTTTGATGGGATTATCTTTGCTGGAGGAAGTGATGTCGATCCAACCTTTTTCAACGAAGAGCCGCATCAAAAATTAGGTCCCACATATCTTAAACGAGATCAATTTGAAATTAGTCTTGCTACAGCTGCATTTAATGCTGGAAAACCAATGATGGGGATCTGTCGTGGAATGCAGGTATTAAATGTTGCGCTTGGCGGGACTTTATACCAAGACCTTTCGGAAAATCCCCATCAAACCCTTAAGCATTCCCAAGATGCCCCAGGAAATTTTCCTTCCCACCACGTTAATACAGACAAGGCAAGTCGATTATTTAACTTAGTAGGACCCAGACCATATGTTAATTCACGTCATCATCAATCACTAAATCAGATTGCTGAACCACTTCATGTAACGGCATGGGCTGATGATCAGGTACCAGAAGCCGTGGAAACCATTAACTCTGATCAAATTTTAGCAGTTCAATGGCATCCAGAAAACATGTTTAAACATTACGATTATTCGCGCGCTATTTTTGCTGACTTAATTACTAGAGCGAAAAAAGCGGCTAAATAAATGCTTGAATTAACTAATATTAACTCAACGTTCAACTTAAATAATGAGGTCAAGATTCCCTGTGTGGGATATGGTACATTTAGGACTCCGGCAGATGTAGCTGAACAGGCCGTGAAAGAAGCAATTGAAACTGGTTATCGACACATTGATACTGCGGCTGTTTACGGAAACGAAGAAGCAGTAGGCAAGGGGATTAAGGATTCGGGAATTAAGCGTGAAGACCTTTTTGTGACTAGCAAGTTATGGAATACTAATCGTGGCTATGAACAAACGAAGAAGGCTTTTCAAGAGACGCTTGATCGTTTGCAGATGGATTATTTAGACCTTTACTTAATTCACTGGCCCGCCAATGAAAAGCAGTTTGGAGATGATGCTGCCAAGATTAATGCTGAAACGTGGCGCGCAATGGAAGACCTTTACAATGAAGGTAAAATTCGGGCAATTGGGGTAAGCAATTTTATGCCTCACCATATTGCGGAATTAATGAAAACGGCCAAAGTAGCGCCAGCAGTTGATCAAATTGAGGTTCATCCGGGTTGGCCACATACGGAAGAAATTAAATACTTACAAGCACACAATATCTTAGTTGAGGCATGGGCTCCTTTAGGTGGTCAAGGTGCTAAAGTATTAACTAATCCAACAATGATTCAAATCGCTGATAAGTATCAAAAGACGCCAGCGCAAGTCTGTTTACGTTGGATTCTCCAACAGGGGATTCTTCCATTACCGAAGTCTGTCCATAAAGAACGGATGATAAGTAACCAAAATATATTTGATTTCGAATTAACTGATGAGGATATGCGCAAGATTAATTTATTGCCAAATCTTGGCGGTCAATGTGCTGATCCAGATGAGGTTGATTTTTAAATGAAAAATGCTTATCGCGCTTTTCGCCAATACTCTTGCCAGTTCAGGAAAAATTGGCTTGAATATTTAATATTATTTGGCGGTCTTGATATTTTAAACCAGTTTCTGGTAATTCCATTTTTTCGCTGGATAACTACCTTTGTCCTGCAGGCAGGAGAAATTCCGTTTATTTCATATCAAAATATTGTAATTATTCTGACCCATCATCCATTAGTTGTAGTGATCCTTTTAATTGAATTAATATGCCTAATGGTAATTATCTATGGCGAATTTATGCTCTTGTTGAAGGGCTTTTGTGGAATTGGCTTGCCAGAGTTTAGCTGGCGCCGAATGT
The genomic region above belongs to Limosilactobacillus reuteri and contains:
- a CDS encoding glycoside hydrolase family 65 protein yields the protein MKRTFDIAPWHVATHKWDPQDKRLQESMTSLANENLGMRGFFEEGYSGDHMEGIYLGGVWFPDKTRVGWWKNGYPKYFGKMINAVNFMKLIIKVNGEQLDLAKQTPKDFKLDLDMKRGVLERCFTVEIGGTEMYFNFERFVSVTQKELVGQRLHIKNRGDSDAKVEITSMIDADVYNEDANYDEQFWNVLGKSADGEHAELTSMTKKNDFGTPQFIVGMKTTSKTNLDHVDDGTDEKHAYNTFAGTVAAGKEVNFEKRSIVMTSRDYDSQADIEKNLDVLGDQLDNQSFDDLLDPHIKEWADRWVKSDVEIEGDEGAQQGIRFNLFQLFSTYYGQDYRLNISPKGFTGEKYGGATYWDTEAYCIPVYLGVANPEVARNLLMYRYKQLDGAFVNAKEQGLDGALFPMVTFNGIECHNEWEITFEEIHRNGDIAFAIYLYTKYTGDKSYVLNEGAEVLTEISRFWADRVHYSQNKNKYMLHAVTGPDEYDNNVNNDWYTNLLCRWTLQYTLDILDQVDEKVAKKLNVSEDEKRKWKGIVDNMYLPYDKEKDIFPENDGFMDKDLTPVSEIPSDQLPLNQHWSWDKILRSPYVKQGDVIQGLWDFIDDFTKEEKKNNFDFYEQFTVHESSLSASVYSIIAADIGYEDKAVELYERSARLDLDNYNNDTSDGLHITSMTGSWLDIVQGFAGMRVRDGQLHYAPFLPKKWDSYQFRQMFRGRILKVKVDKHGTKIDLVSGDPITIDLDGKKLELK
- the pgmB gene encoding beta-phosphoglucomutase, giving the protein MKFEDLKGFAFDLDGVIADTARFHGQAWHQLADKVGTEWTPELADALKGVSRMDSLELILKAGGHENDYTQEEKEALATEKNDNYIKLVETLTPADILPGMKDFLDELKANGYHIVLASASKNAPKVLKYLQLTDYFEGIVNPANLSHGKPDPEIYQEAAKLMDLPADQVAGLEDAQAGIESINRAGELSIGFGADLQDADVKFDKTGDVSLAAIKAQMN
- a CDS encoding Lreu_0056 family protein, which codes for MREIMKRKIVIITTIILISCLWVVVAINFNRPSFQPVQDETQSSQQPRPKFTDQQIGVLAGLAISPDWLKQNIAANQLVYGIVKPSDTVPAGVNDYSYLVAADDQDGTAIFFKVEGQTVIIKYTSQRNAKLKTKDLTLAQLRKEFYQTRSQKKQVDNYVAGLRTE
- a CDS encoding GTP pyrophosphokinase family protein, whose amino-acid sequence is MSIYGPYEQILSNILSLTTDRIKELNQQTVQDKQPKLYEHLIARVKTSESMAEKCQRKGYPVSTESALRKCRDAVGIRIVCNFIDDIDRCLCQLRQADWCEVIKEKDYITNAKPNGYRSYHVIIDEKVPYQDIEGNNPGHFYVEIQLRTIAMDSWASLEHEMKYKHNIKNPERIGRELKRCADQLASCDVQMQTIRQLINSSEEGE
- a CDS encoding response regulator transcription factor, which gives rise to MRILVAEDEQQLSHVLSSAMTASGYQVDIANNGQEAVEQAKENAYDVIILDIMMPVKSGLEALKEIRATGNRTYIMMLTAMGEEDDKVTGLDAGADDYLTKPFSLKELLARLRSRQRRDDSYQVDVLEFGDLTLNGNDQSLESHNSISLTNRENRLLQYFILNANKELSANELINHVWDENETADQEDLWINICYLRQKLQAIQSQVTISGEKTGPFMIAC
- a CDS encoding sensor histidine kinase, which gives rise to MIQRFRYKFIAISTAALLFVILTIVGSICTLTYYQSHQEIERVLTILVNNDGQIPRKGIRTTDNSQPQFSREGLHQYRYFAVLVDNKNQVTEVQDDHIATVTPQDARAMTDRLVRRKVHSGQLLYRGVNYAYKIRNKNGEKVIVFLDESLLMARTRSLMHTGLILGIIVLVLYTIVLTLYSRRAIRPIIEAEQRQKEFITNASHELKTPLTVISANNEMQEIINGENEWTTSTKQQVTRLTKLINNLVSLARMQEQPTLTMLPVNVSQIAGDVASSFKSVISTEQKQFNVQIDEGLVANADENTLRELLNILLDNANKYCDPQGEIDFTVSSSNHSKNIVITIANSYKDGKSLDAKKFFNRFYRVDESHTQGKKAGFGIGLSMAQYIVKQFKGKITAKYTNGKLAFIVTLKEVGK
- a CDS encoding chloride channel protein, with translation MKFWRLKIGIYAVVWSLIIGMLTAAYLNLVNWVIDLVWHQYLDPAVSSKWYPFLVCIPLGFLIGFLNERWGNYPLTIEQVLTQVRLKGQLNYHNWWKSFILGLLALGAGGNIGPEASTTVLTSSMINWLGDRMRWATSMRQKVSLWYGKMQTQDLARAPRFSQLFKNKYQRVFVISGLVGIGIVGAAIVFKLFPEEGVFGMHHRIINWEWINLLTSIPTIIIGIAFGWLFVHLENWAALIINAKISKIWQGGIFGLILAISSLITSDILFSGEFRIVPFTHEAFNHSIIFLLVVALVKAVMSNLGFAMGWRGGTIFPAIFSSVAVGTACAMMLPGDVRINAIVVIAASLTFILEKPLLTIILLLLLVPIELAPVIIVVAFLVGRIIKLFPASE
- a CDS encoding glutamate--cysteine ligase: MFSRIGQLIFDNEAVAKTSDFTMGLEIEMQRVDEDGNLSLEPYPSAIGDEKTNPWITNDFLETMAEMVTPSAQHALDAMHYLYVINNTLRSALAPGELLWPLSMPPRLPKDKTKLRLAKMGPKKEAYLKEWAKRHGYSQGTPCGAHINLSIDQHIIELVLNAFPERFNSKREVRNYLYTILAQGFVRYRWLLTYLYGASPIVEENYFEPGKELPHPIRSVRQSQYGFGTKFTGDFTNLDRYIARIEEGVKAGILTSDYEFHGPVRFKGNTDLKKLPEHGIEYLELRMLDLDPSSSVGVRTGTLRFIRLLASYLIMQPPLKENEVEEMLVTADKMNEVVAEENPQATCRYQAKARAVLKSLERYANQIQLGPEYSEVLEDLEDRVENPLTTPSAKLLNYVKNGSLTEYALRRAKRYQQAAQETIHPFKGFEDGRIYTADELRKELTL
- a CDS encoding gamma-glutamyl-gamma-aminobutyrate hydrolase family protein; the encoded protein is MHPRIAIPADTLTEATNIINERNAAFAPRPLIEAIIKSGGLPVILPSVAASLAPSYLDLFDGIIFAGGSDVDPTFFNEEPHQKLGPTYLKRDQFEISLATAAFNAGKPMMGICRGMQVLNVALGGTLYQDLSENPHQTLKHSQDAPGNFPSHHVNTDKASRLFNLVGPRPYVNSRHHQSLNQIAEPLHVTAWADDQVPEAVETINSDQILAVQWHPENMFKHYDYSRAIFADLITRAKKAAK
- a CDS encoding aldo/keto reductase, with translation MLELTNINSTFNLNNEVKIPCVGYGTFRTPADVAEQAVKEAIETGYRHIDTAAVYGNEEAVGKGIKDSGIKREDLFVTSKLWNTNRGYEQTKKAFQETLDRLQMDYLDLYLIHWPANEKQFGDDAAKINAETWRAMEDLYNEGKIRAIGVSNFMPHHIAELMKTAKVAPAVDQIEVHPGWPHTEEIKYLQAHNILVEAWAPLGGQGAKVLTNPTMIQIADKYQKTPAQVCLRWILQQGILPLPKSVHKERMISNQNIFDFELTDEDMRKINLLPNLGGQCADPDEVDF